The Cervus elaphus chromosome 20, mCerEla1.1, whole genome shotgun sequence genomic interval TGTTTCACTTTTAACAGAATACAAAGATTCTTCCCTATTAAAACTCCTGTGTATTATAGATTTACTTCCAATTCCATAACAAGAAGCTAATGAGATTCTTGGACAATTAGACAACAAACATTTTCTTGGCAATACTGCTTAATGGTTCTTACCTGTTTCAGCAATTACTAGATAATAAGGATAATAGTACCACATCTGTTAAGTGCCTCTTTGTTTACCAATTGTGTTCATACCCTTCTTCTTTCAGTGTATTTTCTGAGGACTTTTATAAGATAGAAAGGGGATGAAGTCATTCTTTGCTATACACTTGCTCAAAGTTTCCCTTAAGAGCATGCTACAAAAACGATTTTAAGAAGACTTTGATTTTCCCTAATACGGTCTGAAAATGTGCCAAAAACTTGGTTATTATCTTGGTTTCATTGTTATGTTTCTTTACTTGGTTACCTTGCTTAATGCCCAATCATCTAGAAGAAAACTTTACCAAGACTTGacccattactttgttagtgtttCTGTAACAACTACCACTGGCTGGGTGACTcagacaacaaaaatttatttcccactgatctagaggctagaagtccaagatcaaggtgtcatcaGTTTGATTTCTCCTGAGGTCTCTCTCTTCAGCTGTAGATGGCCATCTTTTCACATCAATGTCCTCACACCAACTTTCCTCTGGGCATGCACATCGCTCTTGACTCTGTGTGTGCCCAAATTCCCTCTTCTCATAAGGATACCATTCAGATTCGATTAGGGACACCCTAACAGCCTCGTTTTACTTTAATCACCTTTTTAAAGGTTCTATCCAAATATAGCTGTGCTCTGAGATCCTGGGTATTAGGgattcaaaatatgaattttactgAGACATGATTCAGCCTATCACattggatatgtgtgtgtgtgtgtgcgctcagtcatgtccaactctttaagaccccatggactgtagcccaccaggctcctctgttcatgggatttaccaggcaagaatattgaagtggaatgccatttccttctccaggggatctttctgacccaggaatagaacccacatccctttgaagaaggaattcatagggcctggactccatctcaggcctgtccgtgctggccgtgctctgctgcctctccagcggactctgaactctctgcttagtgcctgtggggacgacaatggaaggataagaccccctccagacaggggaatcttgaagatcacatccaggctactcattgcctaagaggaagcataccataattacccctgtctccggacaggtcataaactttttttcgtatctatcaggatgtaatcacaggcttatcgattattaactggttggaatgtaactgcaggcttattgactattgactgtttggacacgtacacatggggtaggtggtgggtttagacacgtacacatggggtaggtggtgggtctggacacgtacgcatggggtataaaagattttcacaaatgctggacggggtccttggctaagaggagactctgccttggacccGCCGGCGTattaaactgcactccactatctgcattgtccttctgagtaagtctgtttcccggaaagcgtggctataacaccttgtgtcccctgcattgacaggcagattctttacttctgtgccacctgagaagcccttacaTTGGAtatatttactttgaaaatattgttCACTTTACCCCTTTCACTTTGCAAAATCTTATTGgctttcaaatgtgttttttaacAAAGGTACCCTATAGATACATAGACCTAAAAGACTATTGCTCTGGCTTATGAAAGTAAGCTTTAACTTCCAAAAAATCTATAATCCTCTATTGTTTTCTTGTTAATAATTGTTGCCTCAGTATTTACATCTAAATAGACAActctattttctaaaatgtagAAATAAGTCAGACTTTTCTTTATTAAGCCCAAAGAtcaatattatatttttctacatcactacattttggaaaacagagaTGTCTATTTAAATGTAAAGATCAACATTATATTTTCCCTGTCTTTTCACAAggtacattaaaagaaaagtagaaagagttACACTCTAGTGATTATCAAGATTTATTATAAACCTAGAATAATTAAGATTACTACATTGAACTGGCACAGGCAAAAATTATAGAAGAAAGGATCAAAATATCCTTTATTCTGAGCCATATTCAGACTCATGCATATACAAATGGACTCAAATTACAACACATTTGTACTGCATATCAGTGTTATTAAACAATCAACCAACATTGGAAAAAGTACAATTTGACCCTTActtgtccatatagtcaaagctatggcttttctagtagtcgggtacagatatgagagctggaccataaagaagaattgatgctgaaaaattgatgcttttgaagctaaatgctggagaagactcttgagagaatcctttggactgcaagatcaaactagtcaatcctaaaggaaatcaacactgaataatcattgggaggactgatgctgaaactgaagctccaagactttggccacctgatgtgaagaattgactcactggaaaagaccctgatgctgggaaagattgagggcaggagcagaagggggtgacaagggatgagatagttggatggcatcatgactcaatggacatgagtttgagaaagctccaggagatagtgaagggcaggaaagcctggcgtgttgcagtccgtggggtggcagagtcggagatgactgagagactgaaaaaaacaaaaacccccctTTCACGCCACACAAAAAGCAAACCCATGTATACTGTAGACATAAATGTAAGAAGTAAAACAGTTAGGCTTCTCAAAATATAAGAATACAGTGGTTTGCAAAGTAGAATTCTcaaaccagaaaaataagcaTCTTCTGGAAGTCataagaaatgcagattcttgggccTCTTCCTTGACCTACAGAATTAGAAACTCTGGAGGCGGTTTCcaaaaatatgtgttttaaaaaacctTCCAGATGATGCTGATGCCCACCCAAGTTTGAGGACCGTAGATTAAGGCGAATATCTCAAGACCTTGGAGTAGGGATAAATAATTCTCAAGAGTCGAATAAAGTAGCCTTTATGAAAAATATCAGTAGACTGTATACCACTAGCAAGAAATCCTTTATATCATAATTCAACTTATAAGAGAGTGGAAAGTAAACCAAGACTGGTAGGAAATATTCTCAATGCCTATTCAACAAAGGAGAAGTAtgcataaattataaataatttcaatTCGATAAGAAAAATCCCCTCcctaccacaccacacacacacacacacagctaagaCTTAAACTTGTCCTTCTCAAAAGAGTACATATAAGTGACTCAAAAACATATGAAAAGTTAAGTACCAttaattaacaggagaaaatgagCCAAAATAATAATTGAATGCTCTATACCTCCACCAGAaaggttaaaattaaaatgattaataatatCAAATGTGAGTGAGGATGTGGCTAAGATGGGAGGTAGATTGAGATAAACACTATGAAAACCTGTTTGCCAGTGTCTATTAGATATAAAAAATATgcataatttcatttacatgtatATTCCCAAAAGACATGAGCGTTTgttaacaaacacataaaagaaatgttcaaaacAGCATTGTTCAACATAGtttaaatctgaaaataattcaaatgtctATCTACAGTAGAATGAATAAATTTTGGTATATTCACACACTAGTATAACATGTAGCAATGAAAGATAACGTTACTGCTGAATGTCACATCATGAATAAACCTCACAAAAATAATGTTGACACAAATAGGTCTTACTGTATGATTCTAGTAACAGGAAGTTCAAAAACAGAATCAAAATTAAACTCTGGACATAGAGATCAGAATATTTGTTGTTTTGAAAAGATGTTGACAGCAAGTGGTGCCATGAGGGGCTGAAAATATTCTTTATCAGGGCTGGGGGTTGTGTTTAAGTTCCTTCCAGAAAGCAGATCTAAAATAGGAAAGGTGAGAAAGTCAAAGGACACTGAAATGATGAAGGAAGCTTTATAGGTAAAACTTTACTTAGGGACATGATACCAGGTGTTAGGAGTGGGAGACTTGGCAAGTACAACAGGAGAGAAAGTCCAAACAACGGTGTATTATCAGAGTGGTCACCACTCTGGAAAACTGGGATCTGATCCCACTGGAAGCCTCTGAGGAATTCCACAGATTGTGGCTCAGTGCAGTAAGCCTGAGGGATACAAGGGTAGCACATATCCATGACCTGACTCATGTCCCCGAAGAGCCATGTTCCCCTGTGCACCAAGGAGTGTTAATTCCCCCACACTTGCAGTTTTGAGCATCTAAACATGATAAGCAGCTGCTCACAGATGTCCCAACCACATCATAAGAAAAGCCTTAGTGTAAAACTACAGACGATAGGCAGTGCAGATGACGTTAGGTTCTCTAACCAGTCGTCATCTTAGCAatggctggggaaaaaaaactgggCTGAGAAGATGTGAAGCATAAGAAGTGTCTGACACTATCTGATTTTTCtgagcaaacaaaaaatatattcacaagatcaaacaattttttttatagGAAAACTTCCAATACACCAGTCTGGTCAGTAACTGTTTATCTCCCAGTGACATCTAGTGGTGAAATATGAACATTCACAAGATTTCAGTTtacagactctttgtgaccccatggactgtagcccaccaggctcctccatggattttccaggcaagaggactggagtgggttgccatttccttctccaaaaggaaattCCTCAGTAAATTCGATGTAGCCTAGTTTCACTCCAATCTGAATCAAAAGCTCAGCACCTGATGTAGACAGACACATGCAGTGACAGCTATTCATCTGTTGAGACACTTATTTTAATCCACCACTTCAAGAAGAGCAGGCAAACTCACTTTGGTACCTTGTAAGTAACTATCAGTACGTTAATGTGGGGAGCTTTGTAGTAAGACTTTGCTGTAAGTGGAGACTTTTATCTGACTTTGGGCTAATTCCCCCATATTTTTCCCATGGTTACAATCAGCCTTAAATGTGATCTCTACATTGCATTTGTGATCTAAAAAATCCTAATTTCTCCAGCTTTTGGGAGTCACTATAGTtaaatcttccaattaaaatatctATGAGAAAGTATACCAAGTAAATTTCTTTAAGCCAATTTAATTCCATTATTCTAAAATcacagttaaataaattattatttcccaattttatttatatatttattagaaGCATATTCATTGGGATcaatttttcagatgaaaaaaattatacatggtAAAAACTAATTGTAAAGTCAAATGTTAAATATTACCTGTAAAAGTATTGCTTttatcaggttttctttttttgtagccaTTATTTCTACCAAAATGCTTTTATGACCTAGGAGACAGGATTGTTACTAGAGCCTGGGATGAGAAAAAGTCATACAGAGTTGGCCAATTTGATAGGAGCAATGATCTTTATCTGAGGGACAGAGCCAGTCCCAGCTAGGGCCACAagtcaaatatatttataatactaGTTTTAAGCTTCTTCTCTGTTAATTCCAATATCTGCATTTCTATGAATATgtttctttggtttgtttttatgtgTCCCATTTTTATCACATATCTCACAATGCTTCGTGATATATTGGACATGGTTTACAGATAGCAGTGGAGATATAATTATACAAGTCTTTGCTTAACATTTATTTCCAAGAATGTGAAATCTCTTTCCAATATGTGACTATTAAAGAGGTGATTATTCATATAATCACTATGTGAATCATTTTCATATATCACTATGTGGCAAGTTAATTTTAGCCTAAGGAAGCAATTTTTAATATTGACTTCATTTCTTGTTAGCCTTCCTCCCAGTGCCAGAGCTGTCCAGGTCTAATCTCTTTGATCTTAGCAATACACCAATACTcagctcacatgccacaactactgaagccctcatgcTCTGGAGCCCTGGGGCTGATGGGAGTCAGATTTCAGTTTCATCGTTTTGAATCCATGGTAGAGAGCCCTTTTTTCTAGGCACCTAGTATATCCTCTAGTCTCGTGTACGCTCTAGACTAGGTCCACAATCACTGTCCTTTACCCAGCAAAACAGGAAGGGTAAGCCAGGGAGAAGTGTTAGTCCAAGTAAATTATCACTACATTTGAGAATCTTCAAGACTGCAGTCTCTCCAACATGTTCCCACTATTGTTAATCTTCTATCTCAGTCTTGGCAGGCTTTCTTCTCCAATGCTGCCTCCAGAAACTGCCATTTCTTAATAGTCATGGATAAAGAGCTCTTCTCTCTGAAAATCAGTCCATCTGGGGTTTTCTTATACCCATCTCTCTTCAATAGTTTCATAAATAAGTACACGTTTTATAATATCTAATTTTTTTGTGTTACCATGTGAACAAAGATTTTCTACACCCTCTCATATCCTAGTCAGAAAAGTGTTTATTGTATTTAAATTGTAACCAAATAGTGAAGGAAATTatagtttctttatctataactTATCTGGTTCTTTCCATAATTATCTCCTCCTgggtgaaaggaaaagaaagaagaaaagaatgtagTTCTGTTAAAACAGTGTGGGAtcagaaatttcatttttctgtcatGAGCCTAAGAGAGcctatgataaaaatataaaccaGATGGGATATATCCTTTCCAGGCGGGTGATATTCAGCCAGCCAGTCAAGGCTAGTACCATGGCCCAGTTTGTCCGTAACCTCGCGGAGAAGGCCCCAGCGCTGGTCAACGCTGGTGTGACTTACTCAAAGCCTCGATTGGCCATGTTTTGGTACTATGCCAAGGTTGAGCTTGTTCCTCCAATCCCTGCTGAGATCCCTACAGCAATTCAGAGcttgaaaaaaattatcaacagTGCTAAAACCGGTAGCTTCAAACAGCTCACTGTTAAGGAAGCTCTACTGAATGGTTTGGTGGCCACTGAGGTGTGGATGTGGTTTTATGTTGGCGAGATCATAGGCAAGCGTGGCATCATTGGCTATGATGTTTGAAGACCAATTTTTAACATGtgattatatttgctttattattcaAGTGTTCTTGGACCATGTGTGAGCAGACtgctatttgaataaaataagacaATGTGTCAGAATCAGTGTTTTCTCTATCATACACTACACGGAGGTCACAATTTCTCTTGATATTAAGTTGGATTGCCTTTTGctgtaatatattaatacaacTCTAAATGCATGCCTTTGCTTAGCCTGCAATTGGAAAAGATATATATGAGTATACCAACCTGGTACCTGTATAAATGAGGTTAACTTTATTTTGAAGGCTTGAAACAAATGATATTAAACTTTATTTCTAGAAAAGCTGGGGAAAAGTCTTTGAGAAAATGAGAACTTGCTCCAGCAGGAGAAATAATAATACCATGTGCCAAGTATGATACAGTTAAATCACGTAGCATTAAGAATACAATTTGGACTGTTTTTCTTCGCAAAAATCAGAGAAAGGTCCCTTTGACAACATCTTTTTGTCAGTTTGAATATAGCCTCCCAAAAGAACAGCATGATGATAATCTGTGTATCTTTGTAACATCTTTAACATTAGGACAGAGTGAATGAGAGCAATAACATATTTTtcatctgattttgatatttgttatatTATTGATcagtccagttttttttttttttgatcagtcCAGTTTTTAAGGACCTatctttgcaaaaataaaatatcctatAGATATTTAACAGGGTTATGATTTAGCATTGTCCTTGGGTCTAAATAGTATATTATGTCCTGAAATAAATGCGTTATTggtatcagtaaaaaaaaaatatgtctaaCTCCTCTCCTTCAAATGGAAACAAGAtgtgtagaaaatgaaaaaataagcaaaagaccaccaaaatttttaaaacaaatattaacaggGCTGAAGGGAAAATAGACAGCAATACAATAGTAGTAGGGAAAATTAGGTACTAGGAAGAAGcaaataaatttctagaaacatccaacctaccaagactgaatcataaaaaatagaatatctgaacagaccaataacAACTgagactgaatcagtaatcaagaacctccacaaaaaaaaaaaaaaaaaaaaaaaaaaccctctgataAATTCTACCAAAGATTTACAAAAGAATTAACACTAATTTTCTCCAACTCTTCTCAAGAATTGAAGAGGGAACACTTCCAAGCTCATTTTATGAAGCAACATTACTCTGACGCCAAAGGCAGACaaggacactacaagaaaagaaagctgCAGGCCAATATCTCTTATGAACACGGAtacaaaattcctcaacaaaataagaacaaacaaaGTTCAATAGTGTGTTAAATTAACactacacagggcttccctggtgactcagtggtaaagaatctgcctgccagtgcaggagaggtgggcttgatccctggtcccagaagatcccgCATGTAGGcccgcaccacaactattgagcctgtgttctaagaccggcaagctgcaactactgagctcatgtgtTCCAACTATTGCAGCCCTCACACTCTGGAGCCCATGGCCCACAAAAGAGAAGTCATCGCAATAAAAAGCTGGGGCACCAAAACGAAGAGTGGCCCCCCACTAGCCactactagagaaaagcccaagcagcaacaaagacccaacacagccaaaaataaataaataaaattattttttaaaaaagaatattacaccatgatcaagtaggatttacTCCTGGAACACAAAGATGGCTCAACATACACAAGTCAACAAATGTGATACAcaacattaacaaaataaaaattggaaattgtatgatcatcttaatagattcagaaaaggcctttgacaaaattcaacaacctttcatgataaggaaaaaaaattcaataaattagATAAAGatggaatatacctcaacataataaaggcagTATATTATAAATCAACAGCTAAAATCATGCTCaatgttgaaaaactgaaagcttttcctctgtgATTAGGTACAAGACAAAGATATATACTATTGCCATTTTAAGTCAACATAGTATCTGAAGTTTTCTGGCCAGAACACTTAGataaggaaaaatttaaattagaaaagaagtaaaactgtctctatttgcagatgacaattttatatatagaaaaccctaaaaactcaaCCAAAAAACtggaactaataaataaatttagtaaaattgaaagatacaaaaatcaatatacaaaatatCAGTTGCATTTCCAAATATTAAcaatgaactcttggaaaaggaaattaagaaaacaatcccatttgcaataacattaaaaagaataaaatacttgggaataaatttaaccaaggaggtaaaagatcaGTATATTCAGATCCATGAGACACTTGAGCCATGAACTGACACTCTGTCTTAAGTGGCCAGAACCGGCGGCTCCTCCCCTGGGGCAGAGCACACATTCAGTGCAGGGCATCCCTGACACATCAGGGACATCAGGATCCAGAATTGGAGGCTCTCTGGTggacaaaatattttgaaagccaggagaagaagaaaaattctcAAAAGCAGATGAAGGAAGCTTTTGTCAGTGACCACAATGGAACAAGCATACTGGAAATCATTGAGGGCTTGGGCTTTCCTACTCTCCTTATCCTGGGCAGAGGGATCCTGATCATTTTCTCACAGCACTTATCTTTTTCTTCACACACTTGGAGAACTTGATTCTTCATTGACTTTGCTTTCTTGATCATTCCCCTGGTAACCATTTTGACCATTTTCTCTACATTTGTTCTCCTTGAGCATCTTGTAATTATCTTTGGGGCCGGGCTGATCTATAAAATATACTGCAAGAGAATTTGGTATGTCAGAATgcctgtctggaaaattcttgaaaaattCTTGAAAGTCAGTCTGGAATCAGAATACATTCCAAGCATCTCTTGTTTCCATGTAATTGACAGTACATTTAGTGCTCTTGCCATTTTGACTGTAGACTTCCCATGTTTTCCTAGAAGACTTCCCAAAATCAGGCTCTATGGGATAGGAGCAGTGGATTTTGGAATAGGGGGATTTCTCTTGAAGATTGCAATGATTTCTccaaatattagaagaaaatatacaaagggtccagattttattttacaaagtCACTGTACTCTGGCCATTAGTCTTCCTAGGAATGGGATGATTAATTATTATAAGATCTGTAGGAATCTCAGGAACATTTAACTGAGTATGGAGTTCAATGGAACATTTCCTTTACCTTGATAGTTGTGAAATTGATAGCATCACTGCTTAGATTATTTTTCACCTAAATAAACCCTCGATTGTGGCCATCAGCTTTACTGTGTTATACCAACTAGCCTTGATTTTACCCCATTGAAGAGATTAATTTTGTATGGCACTGATGATGGTGGCACAGGGGTTGATTTACTAAATGCCAACAGAGAAAAAATTACCTCTACCTTGTGGTATATCACAGTACCCATGGCTAGTGTTCAAACAGGGTATatgagcttaaaaaaataaatcacttatCAAAGACTGGATAAAAGTAACATATAATCTGCTGACAGCTATCGGCCTCTTCATGTCACTTTACATAGTTCAGGTAAATGTAGAAGTAGCATCTTAAAGAATGGACAGCTTAGCCTTTTGTATGTGGGTAATTGCTTCTTACCTGATCCTCCTTAGTAGTTTAATACTGGGTGATATAATTTTGAGTTTTGCCAAATTTCCAATTAAGGGTACAGTATTACCATGTTCTTGGAAATTTATTCCatcacatgctgcaaataaaaaGCATTCAGAATATCTACTCTCTGAAGCTGAAAGAAAACCCACTCTTTGTTTAATCACAGCAATGAAcagaaacaaattaattttttcttgctGTCAAATGTAACAATGACAAAATCAACCTGTTAGTACATACATTACACAGAAGTACATTGTGGGCTTTATCTGCGCTCAACCTCTGTATGTTTATCAACTGCTTAATTAAACATGCACTACACTTGCAAGACAAGACTATAAAATCTTGGTGATCAATAGGGGTAGGATATGTTTTGAGCAATATTATTTTAATGaggaagagaaaacataaaatgtgaagaaaataggACTTTTGGCAACTCAACGTTaactataatttattataaaattgtttCATTACTGCTCTAACAGTAATGatgcttaatattttaaatgtgtctcAACACTATGTAAAACAAACCAATACAGAAGATACAAAGCTTTGTGACTTGTTAGAATATATAAATTCCAATATTTTCAAGAAACTGTTATGTTTATAGTTGTGACACTAGAAGATTAAAGGAGTGGGAAGGAGGATTTTTGCTTTCCATCTTATATTACCTACTATGAGTCTGTATTTTCATTGTATGAATCacttttataatatttacattaaaaaaatctcaattgtggaattgtgaaaaaaattataagacattggTAAAAGGAAttggagacaaaaataaatgggatgaTAATCCatattcatagattggaagagtTAATAATGCTAAAATATCCATGCTACCCAAAATAATCAATAGATCTtgtgaaatccctatcaaaatttcattggaattttcataggaatacaacaaacaatcctaaaatttatataaagcCACAAAACACTTTGAGTAgtcaaagcaaacttgagaaagaacaaagctggagccATCactcttcctgatttcaaactgcaTTACAAAGttttagtaatcaaaacagtgtgacaTTGGCATAAAAATggacacatagatcagtggaatagaatagaaatccCAGTAGTAATCTCATGCATATATGGTTAATTAACTTTTGATGAAGGCACCAAGAATATACAACGtggaaaggatagtctcttcaataaatggtgctgggatatctacatgcaaaagaattaaacTAAGGCTTCTATATTACACTGCacataaaaatcaactcaaaatcgATTAAAGATTTGGATGTGAGACCTAAAACTATTAAAACCCCAGAATAAAATAGGGATAAGCTCCTTAACACTTGTATTGGcaataatttcttttaatataatgctggtaaaaatatcaataacttcagatatgtggatgatatcgctctaatggcagaaagtgaggagggaataaacagcctcttgagggtgaaagaggagagtgaaaaaactggctaaaaactcaacattcaaaaattaagatcatggcatctggtaccatcacttcatggcagatagatggggaaaaagtggaagcagtgacagattttattttcttgggctccaaatcactgcatacagtgactacagctatgaattaaaaactcttgctccttgaaaggaaagctatggcaaatctagacagtgtattaaaaagcagagacatcactttgccaacaaaggtccatattgtcaaagctatggtttttccagtagtcatgtgagagttggaccattaagaaggctgagcactgaagaattgatgtctttgaattgtggtgctgagaacactcttgagagtcccttggacagcaaggagatcaaatcagtcaatcttaaaggaaattcatctggtatattcattggaaggactgatgctgaagctaaagctccaatattttggccccctaatgtgaagagctaactcactgaacaagattctgatgctgggaaagactgaaaacaaaaggagaagagggtggcagaggatgagatagcatcaccaactcaatggacatgatctgagcaaactctgagagatagtgaaggacagggaaacctggtatgctgcagctcacggggtagcaaagagttggacacaacttagtcagTGAACAACACCAATAgtaccaaaagcaaaggcaataaaagcaaaaataaacaactgggatGACATCAACTAGAAAGCTGCTAAGTAGCAAATGAAACCATCAACTAAATGAAAATACAGcctgtggaatgggagaaaatatttgcaaaggacaTATTTAATAAGAAGttactatccaaaatatacaaagaactcatacaactcataagcaaaaataataattaaaaataggcaaagaatctgaatatacatttttccaaaggaaataggtattttaaaaattcctcaaCTTGACttatcatcaagaaaatgaaaat includes:
- the LOC122676627 gene encoding ATP synthase subunit g, mitochondrial-like: MAQFVRNLAEKAPALVNAGVTYSKPRLAMFWYYAKVELVPPIPAEIPTAIQSLKKIINSAKTGSFKQLTVKEALLNGLVATEVWMWFYVGEIIGKRGIIGYDV